In Podospora pseudocomata strain CBS 415.72m chromosome 4, whole genome shotgun sequence, the genomic stretch ATTCCATGAGCAAGACACGCCACTTCTGCGACAGGCCTAGAAAACCTCGTCCACTGATCAGCACATCCATATCTGTCTTTTGCACACGCCGCATGGCAGAGAGTACGGGCTAACTCTCCTGGAAGTTGATCGGATTGTTTGATGCACCTAGATCGTTGGGGTTGTCTTTAGGGTAAGTTTTATCGACTTTTTTTCCCCACCACACTTTTATGATGACTCTAGATGACGAGTCCTATACGGGATTCCCGATGCGGACAACCTATTTTTTATACCATTCATGCCTATCTGAAAATTACACACTTCCATCACCTTTTGAAGTCGCAGGAGTGAGCTTTCGCTGACCAACTTCAAGATTTTAAGACATTTCATCTGATGATTGCTCGACACCTATTCGACCTCTTCTCATTTTCTGGTACGTTGTCGATATCACCACTCCTCACCCCAGCACCACTGCACATTATGATGACATGACAAAAAAATTGACAAGCATATGTCGGAGCCCTTCAAGCGTTGATGATAAGGTCTATGTCTGAATGTTCCCATGCCACATCACCTTTTGACCACCTGCAGTGATCATTGGCTAACTGTCGCAGATTGTTttgatcatgatgatgagcacGATGGTCTGTTGTCCTTTTGACCCGATCCTCAACGTAAGCACCCACTTTCCTTCTTgattaccaccacccccgactTTTATGATGATTTAAAATATTATCACGACGGTCTACATAGCAATCGCTTTGATGAAATGGCCAGTGACATGGCAAGATTTCTGATAAAgtcatccatcatcaccttcttGATGTTTGTCTTGTGAATGTTCATGGGCTAACTCGTCCAAGTGTTCAGCGTTGTTGCTTTACTGGGGCTCATTTTTCACTATAATCATGACTCTGTCGTCGTGATATGGGGAAGAATACTGGTTTTTGTATTGAGCTTAATATTCTGCTCTACAGTACCATATGAAAATTGTCGAGTTTAAAGTATTCTTGTTTCCCTCTGTCCTGTGCTCAGCCGTCTCCCGCTGTCGCCAGCTGTATCGCGTCCCCGGCAACGCGATTTACAAAAGCAACCCAGCCAACACGCTCACCATCAATAGCCCACGCGCGGGGTTGTCCCAAGCAGAGGAGCCTCCACTGCTAGACGTTGGCTTCGCCGCGGAAAGTGACGTGGTAAATATTCCCGTCATGATCGTTGAGGTCGGcgcggcctcctccccagcagcctCACCATCACTCCTCTGCCCCGGCAACTGCCAATCACCGGCAGAATTATACCAAACCCCGTTGATCAcgaccccttctcccctcaACACGGCCCTCACAGACTCATCATCGCACGTATCTGCCACCTTTCGGATATAGCACCTCGCATTGGGGACATTTGTCGCGAGCAGCTCCGGCCCTGTCTTGTCCGCTTCGGGGGTGCCCTTTGTGGCAAAGGAGGCAAGATTGACTTTTTCGCCTGTGCTGATTGAGGATCCGAGGATGATCCGGGAAAAGATTTCGAAAGTGGTTTCGGGCTGGGAGTGAGAGGGGAAGTGACCTGCGTCGTAGATGCgggtgaaggagaggttggagagctggcGGGTTGAGCCGCCGGTGTAggttttgttggtgaggaggggggcgtaGCCGGTTGTATGAAAAGCATTATACCGCGAGAAGGATCCGGCgatagagagagaggttgATTGCCCGCTGTACCAGTTGCAGAGGTAGTCTCTGTCGCCGGACAGCAGGGCGATCCGAACCCCTTGGGATAGTAGCTCTTTGATGGCTACCAGCGGGTCGTCCCgaagggcggggagggggggagggagatcgGTGAAGTTTATTGGTGAGCCAATAGCGGATAGAAACTTGGGTGAGTTGAGAAAGGTAAGATAAGTCTGGTTTGGCAAGGGGtcgaaggagggggaggagatgtcgTATAACGACCTTGAGGTGTGTTGCTGGTATGGGATTGTGAGGCCGTAGATGCACTCCCAGGCTTGGAGGCAGACGAGGAGGGTTTCGGagtttgtcgaggaggaggggtggcggcaggggaggaggaggtcggagcagccgcggcggcggtggtagGCTGAcatgatgggggtggtttgaTCTTGGGTTAGTAGCGGGAGGTggaaggtgttgttgagggccATGGTTACGTAGGATTGGGCTTGGGACAAAGGGTCGAGGCCgcagggggagaggaggccgagggaggtgattttgatggggagggtggtggatgaggtgctGGGATTTTGGGAGTGGAAGTAGGATGCGAGGAGCGCGGcgaggggggcggtggtgcctTTTGCGAAGAGGGATATCCCTgtggaagagttggagggggtgttgtaTTGGGGAAAAGTTGATAGGAAGGTCTGGAGGAGATGCCAGACTAGTCGGGCTGTCGCTGTGGTGTTGGCTGATGAGTTCAGCGGGTAAGGGGAAGAGAATGTGCCGTTCATGAAGGCCCAAGGGCTGCTCCATTTGGGGACGGGTTCAGGAGGGAAGATGGTTGTTGCGTTGTAGGAATCGTAGCtgccgttggtgatgggggtggtgtaggAGAAGCCTACTGAGGGCTGCGGGCTTGGTTAATATCACGAACTCTGGCGCGGAGAGAATAAACTTTACAAGATCGATATACAGCATGTTTGATGCCCTgtcccatccccattccctTGCCTTGACCTCGAGGTGATCTTTATCCTTTTCTACCACCTCACAAGGACCATTCTCTTGCCAAAAGCCTGACATGGAGCTCCCTCCAGTCCCGCCATTCAGCCATATTGTGAGTGTCGAAGTCGGCTCCCGTGCTTCGATAAACCAAAAGAACAAGCTGGTCGACCGACCCTCAACTGGGATGTTGACCCAGCCAGAGAACTGCTTCTGTGCATCGAATGCCGTCTTGCAGGCACCCTTCGGAACTTTGTAGGAAATGGTGATATTTGGGTCGTGTGCGGCGTTTAGTGTTGTCAAGTTGGCATCTTGTAAGGGGACAAACTGAGCAAGCGCAGTAACTGAGAAGCACGCGCAAAACAACCTGACGCTGCGTGATAAGAGCATGGTAAACTAGGTGCTATCGATGCACTTAGACAACAGCCAAATAGACAAAAAAAACGAAGCAAGGCTCTGCTGGCACTTTTGACCAAAACATCGTGCGCAAGGCTTTCAGTGTGTGACCAAACCAGCAAGCACGACCTCCCACAGAATGGGATGGTCGCCTCTCACACCACTCCAGCCTTGTTGCCGGTTACCcaaaaaaccaccaaacaTGACCCCATTGTGAAACGCTtccccaaccatcaccatcagacGGAGAGAATACTGAtcacaaaccccctcacTACCCGGGTGACCAACCTCCACGTGGCCGTGAACCCATCCACGGAGAAAAAACTCCCCTAACCCAACCTAACattcctccaaaccctcagACACTCCTGCAAGTCCAACGCCAGCGTCCCCTCGGCCAACCCAGTACAATCCTTAATCATGGCCACCAGCAATGTAGCATACGCCCACAccacctgctcctccctTAACCTCTCCAAATCACTCTTTCTCATCCCCCCATTCTCGGCCCAGTTCTTCCACAGTTCCAGCATCGCGCACAGCTTCGCCGTAAACTGGCTGTCCAGCACCATTCGATACAGCAGCGTCCCAACCACTTCTTTCATTTCCATGTTGGGCGCTACTTTTTCTTTCGGGTTGCTGTTGGATTGGTTCTTGAGCCAGGTCAGGTTGTGCTCAGCGACGAGCTTGGTGTCCCATTTGGGGGATTGGAGCGCCTCAAGGAGTCGGGCCTCTTGACGAGCGGTTCGGAGACGTTGCTGATCTTTCACTGGGGGGCTGTGTTAGCTTTGTCAGGTAGGTGAGGTGAAAAGGGCGACATACTGTCCTGCATCCGCATTTCGTTCTCCCTTCTTACTCTCTCCATTGCTGCTTGCGCTCTCTGGGCGGGTGGTAATTTTGCCTCGGCTGCCATGGCAGCCCGTTGgtccctcatcctcgcggTAAACTTGTCCAAGTCAGCAGCGCCATCGTTGTATGTCGTCGCCCATTCTGGTGTGGCAGATTGCTCGACCACATTGAGCAAgaccaaaacaccacatGGTACAGTTTCCTTCCTCGAGAAAGTAAGAATATCATCCGGGATTTTGTACGACCAGAGGATCGTCTGCGAGGTAGTCCCATAAGCTGTCGCCGCAGAGGCAAACCATGCccccgacgaagaagatgaccGCACCCTAATATGATCAACAGGCAACGAGTCCAAGTTAATCGTGCTAGTCAACTGCGCCTCCTGCCTCAGCGCAGTAACAATTCCCTCCGTAGAAATCTGGCACGTAATCGGTATACTCGACTCCCCCCACTTCTTCTGTTGcgtcctcggcctcgacgtCTCCGTCTCCGTCTTGTGAAGACTCTCACAAGAAGCATGCTCCCCTCCAGTAGTAACCTCCTCCATGCTCcgccccccttcttcctccccctccacaacccgcggcggcggcggaggcggcaaCCGCACCCAATAAGGAGGCAAatccccccaactcctcctcgtccaccccccctcccaattcaccaccaaactcaaATGCCCATCACTCCCATCCAAAGGCCCAACACTCAACGCCTTCTTCCCGCCCGGCCCCGTCATCAAAGTACACCCCACCGGCGTCCAcaacccactccccctcaacatcctccacccatACCCATCCGGCACAGCCCCCAGATCCAACAAGTAACAAACCAGCTGGTCAaactccacctccacctgcGGCTGCCTCAGCTGGTCGGCATATTCCACCCGTTGAGTGTTCAACCCAATGACGTTAGTCCTCCAGTTGAACGTCGTCCACGAACCCCCCGGGATGGAGGAGCGGTGTGAGGACACGCTCCAGTACTCCTGGCGGTCGGTGAAGCGGTCCATCGGGCGGACGGCGTAGCGGGGGAGCTCTACTTCGATGATCCTATTCACGACGTCGGAGCGGGTGAGGGCCGGGAGGCGGGAGTGCCGGAGCATGCGTTTGATgcgggagagggcggcgagggtgacGGCTGTGTTGtagaggatggggaggacgCCCAGGACGGCGAGGGGGACGCCGATGTAGGTTATTATGTCTGTTGCTGAGTgactgccgccgccgttgtcgGATTCATGGAAGCCGGACATTGCGCAGAGTGAAAGAACGCGTGAAACTGAGGTCAAAGTAATAAGTGAGTGTGAAGATGGGATTGAAGATGATCTGCTTGGAGATTATTATACTAGAGAGTGTGAAACATCAACATATGATAGATGAAAAGGAGTGACAACAGGTGGGGTTATGTATAAATGTTGAtgacaagaagcaaaaaagCCTTCAAACGGTTGATCTTCATATTCATCGGCAAGCGAGGAACGAGACCTCAGCCGCACGCGGTACCAATGTTCCATGGTGACAGGGGGTCCTGCATGGCGGCGTCCGAGCAATTAGCTACCTAGGTAGCCGTAGAATCTGAGGTACCGGTGCGAGATGATCTTGGGTTCCAAAACCCTCTGACCTTGAGAAAGGCGAGTCGAGAAATACAGGAAATGTTGCCGGATCTTGggcaagatgatgaaaaCGCATTCGCTGCGTTTACAAGAGGTTGAAGGGTTGAAGGATTGGAGTGAGAGATGTAAGCCAaggagagggttagggttgcgTGCCCGGTACAGTTGACTACTAGGGCAGCAAACATCGTCATTCTCAAAACACAAGAATATACTCGTTCTATGTTCAAGGTGTTCTCCATTGAAAGCCAGATGTGCTTCATCAACATAACAAAAGCAATCCCAGATCATGTTACTCCCAGCACCATATCCGCCATCGTTGCATTTTACCATCTCATCAATATCCAAAAGAAACCACCCATTTCCCTCACCAATCCGGTGCactcccacacccccctcccccagccataacctccaccggcctcctcatcctaTTCTCCGCATGCGGCTTCACCCCAGGCTTCTTCGCCCTATGTCCCTTCCAGTTCCCACCCGCCGGCGTTTCCAACCCCAGCTTCCTatccaactccttcaactgtccctctcccgcctctcCACTCTTAACCATCCACTTCTTCGTCCCCAACTTCtcatcaagctcctcaaccGGCGGCAGCTTAACATAAACCATCCCATCgtctctctcctccacctcgaagGTAGCAATCGACAGCTCCGAATCATTCTTGCAAGCACCATTGGACAAGTCATAGTTCCTCTTGTGGTGCGGACAAGAGACATACGGCGCCTCACCCGTGCTGGGAGAAGACGAGCTGGTCCCAACCAGACCATCAGACAGGATAAACGCCCGCTTGTGAGGGCACATCTGCTGAGTGCAGTAGTACTTCCCCTTGACTTTAAACAGCGCGAGCTGGGTGTCGCCTCGCTTGACAGCGGCCGAGATGCCGTTGGGAATGTCATCCGCGCCCTTGAAGTACGACGACTCGAGCATCGGCTGCCAGGTCAACGATGACCACGTCTTGGACAGCCCGGCGAAATCTTCCTTGGCCGAGGCGTCGCTCGGCCAGAAAGTCGGGCGGAGCTGGCCGCGATCCGTGTCGAGCTCCATTGTCTCGACTGTCTCTGTCGTGTTGGCGAACTGCTTGAACTGCGCGGCAATCTCGGGGTTGTTGATCGCTTCGGCCCACTC encodes the following:
- a CDS encoding hypothetical protein (COG:O; EggNog:ENOG503NUMH; MEROPS:MER0016549) produces the protein MLLSRSVRLFCACFSVTALAQFVPLQDANLTTLNAAHDPNITISYKVPKGACKTAFDAQKQFSGWVNIPVEGRSTSLFFWFIEAREPTSTLTIWLNGGTGGSSMSGFWQENGPCEVVEKDKDHLEVKAREWGWDRASNMLYIDLPSVGFSYTTPITNGSYDSYNATTIFPPEPVPKWSSPWAFMNGTFSSPYPLNSSANTTATARLVWHLLQTFLSTFPQYNTPSNSSTGISLFAKGTTAPLAALLASYFHSQNPSTSSTTLPIKITSLGLLSPCGLDPLSQAQSYVTMALNNTFHLPLLTQDQTTPIMSAYHRRRGCSDLLLPCRHPSSSTNSETLLVCLQAWECIYGLTIPYQQHTSRSLYDISSPSFDPLPNQTYLTFLNSPKFLSAIGSPINFTDLPPPLPALRDDPLVAIKELLSQGVRIALLSGDRDYLCNWYSGQSTSLSIAGSFSRYNAFHTTGYAPLLTNKTYTGGSTRQLSNLSFTRIYDAGHFPSHSQPETTFEIFSRIILGSSISTGEKVNLASFATKGTPEADKTGPELLATNVPNARCYIRKVADTCDDESVRAVLRGEGVVINGVWYNSAGDWQLPGQRSDGEAAGEEAAPTSTIMTGIFTTSLSAAKPTSSSGGSSAWDNPARGLLMVSVLAGLLL
- a CDS encoding hypothetical protein (EggNog:ENOG503NZRI), translated to MSGFHESDNGGGSHSATDIITYIGVPLAVLGVLPILYNTAVTLAALSRIKRMLRHSRLPALTRSDVVNRIIEVELPRYAVRPMDRFTDRQEYWSVSSHRSSIPGGSWTTFNWRTNVIGLNTQRVEYADQLRQPQVEVEFDQLVCYLLDLGAVPDGYGWRMLRGSGLWTPVGCTLMTGPGGKKALSVGPLDGSDGHLSLVVNWEGGWTRRSWGDLPPYWVRLPPPPPPRVVEGEEEGGRSMEEVTTGGEHASCESLHKTETETSRPRTQQKKWGESSIPITCQISTEGIVTALRQEAQLTSTINLDSLPVDHIRVRSSSSSGAWFASAATAYGTTSQTILWSYKIPDDILTFSRKETVPCGVLVLLNVVEQSATPEWATTYNDGAADLDKFTARMRDQRAAMAAEAKLPPAQRAQAAMERVRRENEMRMQDMKDQQRLRTARQEARLLEALQSPKWDTKLVAEHNLTWLKNQSNSNPKEKVAPNMEMKEVVGTLLYRMVLDSQFTAKLCAMLELWKNWAENGGMRKSDLERLREEQVVWAYATLLVAMIKDCTGLAEGTLALDLQECLRVWRNVRLG